CGGGAAGGACGCCGGGCTGGAGCCGGCCGAGGGGGCGCCGCCCAGCGCGTAGACGCCCGCGATGATCGGGGCCGCGGCGCTGGTGCCGCCGTAGACGGCCCAGCCGCTGCCGCCGTAGGTCTGGTAGACGGCGACGCCGGTGGCGGGGTCGGCGACGGCGGCGACGTCGGCGATGGTGCGCTTGGTGCAGCCGGTGTCCTTCTGCCAGGTCGGCTTGGTGTCGTACTTGGAGCAGCCGGAGCCGGTGCCCTCGGTGGAGTTGGTCAGCCAGACGCTCTCCGACCAGCCGCGGCTGCTGCTGTCCCGCTTGAGGGCGGTGCCGCCGACCGCGGTCACGTACTTGGACGCGGCCGGGTACTGGGCGCCGTACGCGGAGTCGCCGGAGGAGACGGTGATGGCGACGCCCGGGTGGTTGAAGTACGAGGTGTCGTACGAGGTGTCGGCGGAGGACTCGCCGCCGCCGTAGCTGTTGGAGACGAACTTGGCGCCCAGGCTCACCGCGGTGTTCACCGAGGTGCCGAGGTTGGCCATGGTCGCGCTGCTGGCCTCGACCAGCACGATGTGCGCGTTGGGGGCGATGGCGGAGACCATGTCGAGGTCGAGGGAGATCTCCCCGGCCCAGCCGGAGTTGTTCGCGGGCAGGCTGCTGCCGCCGCTCTGGTTGACCTGCTTGAAGCAGCCGCTGGCCTTGGTGCAGGCGGGCAGGCCGTACTGGGCGCGGTAGACGGCCATGTCCGACTCGGCGTTGGGGTCGTTGTAGGCGTCGACGATGGCGATGGTCGTGCCCGCGCCGCCGTTCGCGGGCAGCTTGTACGCGCCGAGCAGGTCGCTCGGGCCGAAGCCGGACGGGGTGAGGTGCGGGCTGACGCCGAACGCGGCGACCGGCTCCACCGTGCTGGTCACGCGCAGGGCGTGGCAGGCCACGGTGTCGCCGTGGGCGAGGGTGTCGCAGGCCCGGACCCAGGACGTGCCGCCCCCGGTGCGCGCCTGCGGGGCGGCGGTCGCGCCCGCCGGGGCGGCGGTGGTGAGGGCGGAGAGGGCGAGGGCGGCGGTGCCCGCGACGGCGAGGGCGGTGCGGCGGGCGGTGGCGGAAGTGCGCATGCGGAAGTGCCTCCTTGGCTGGGGTGACCGGAAGCGGTGCATGCCGGGCCGCGCGGACGGATGGTGTTCCGGGAGCGCGGCGGGGCGGGCGCGAAGGCGGGGTTCGGGCTGCCGTTCGGCCGGGTGTCCGCGTGGGGGCGGACTGGCGTTCGACACTAGGGGGTCATGCTCATGCCCAACAAGGAGTCGGCGCCGATCCGAACCAGCCCTTTGCCTCGGGGGCCTGACGCTTGGTCGATCGACGCCGTTTCGCCGGGGGAGGGTTTGCCTCCGCTTCGCTCCCCGGCGCTCCCGCCGCGCAGCGGCAGGCCCCGGCCCGGCCTCCGGCGCGCGCTGCCGAACGCCGCCGCAGGGGCCGCCGCAGGGGCGGGCGCGCCGGGGTGTCGGCCCCGGGTGCGACAGTGTGCGGACGAACTCGGCGGCTGCGCCGGGGTGGTGCGGACGGAGGGGTGCGATGACGGGCTGGGACGGGATCGCCTGGGCGGGCTGGAGCGACCACGCGGAGGTCCTGGCCCGGCTGGGGGCGGGCGCCGACCCGGAGTGGTGCGGTGCCGGTCGTCCGCTGCACCACGCGGCGGCCTACGGCTCCCCGCAGGTGGTGGCCGAACTCGCCGCCCGGGTCGCGGACGTGGACGCGCGGGAGCACGGGACGACCGCGCTGTGGCGGGCCGTGCTGGCCGACCGGCCGGACAACGCCCGGGTGCTGGCCGCCGCCGGGGCCGACCCCTGGCGTCCGCAGCTCGGCGGCTGGTCGCCCGGCCGCCTCGCGCTCGCCGGGCCCGTCCCCGACCTGTTCCCGCGGCCCGCCGGGGGCGGCGCGGCCACCGGAGCGACGACCGCGGAACCGGTGGCCACCGAACTGACGCCCACCGAACGGGAGACCGTCCGGAGCGGGCGCGAACTCGTCGCCGCCCTGGGCGAGTTCCCCTACGAGGGCACCGGTCTGGCCTGCGTCGCGGGCATCGACGCCGCCGAGGCCGTCCGCCGGCTGGGCGGCCAACCGCTGGACGCGGAGTACCTGGAGGAGTTCCTGGACGACCCGTACGCGTACGAGATGGAGGAGGGGCTGCTGATCGCGGGCGCCACCACCGTCCCCGGCGGCTGCGTCGTCACCCAGCCCTGGGGCTACACCCCCTCCACCCCGGGCGCGATGGCCCGGCTGACCGCGGGCACCTTCGGTTACGGCCTGTACGCCAACCCCAAGAGCGGCAACCAGGGCAGCATCGTCCGCGACGGCACCGTCGAAGCCTGGGACCTGCACCCCGGCGGCGGCCCGGACTCCGGGGACAGTGCCGACCGGGTCCTCGACGGGTACCTGTACCGCCGCAGCGCGGTCGCCGCCGCCTGCGCCTTCGCCGGTCTGCGGCCCGCCGACGCCCGCGCCGTCACCGGCCCCGCCGACCGCTGGTTCAAGCTGCCCGACCTCGACTACTGGGAGGGCTGACCCCGCCCGCACCGACCCCGCCCGCGCCGGTCGTCGGCCCGGGTCTGCACCGGTCGTCGGCCCCGGCCCGGCCCCGGTCGGCTGCTTCCGTGCTGCCTTCGAGAGATGAAGGCAGCACGCCACTTGACGGTGGGCCTTCACCGCCCCAACACTTCCGTACGAGCTCAGAGAGCGCTCTCAACCGATCTCGACCACCCGGGCTCATCAGAAAGGCGACACCAACCCCTTCCCCCACTTCGGACTGGCGTTCACTTTGCGAAGCCAGACGAGAGGACCCCCATGCGAAGGACGACCGCCCTTTCCCACCCCCACCCCCGCGCGCGGCAGCCGCGTCCGCGCGTGCTCGCCCTGCTCACCGCGCTGGCGCTGACCGTCGCGGCCCTGCTCGGCCTGGCCGCCACCGCGGGCCCCGCCTCCGCCGCGGCCGACTACACCCAGAGCGCCACCCAACTGAGCGCCACCCAGCTGAAGATTGCCTTCACCCCGACCACGTCCGCGCTCTACGTGGACGTTCACTACCTGGTCAACGGGGCGAACCAGCAGAACATCCGGATGACCAACAGCGCGGGCACCTGGAATTGGACCGTCGGCTCGCTGGCCACCGGCAACGCCGTCGAGTACTGGTTCACCTACGAGAAGAGCGGACCGCAGTACGACAGCCCGCACTTCACCTTCACCATGG
The window above is part of the Kitasatospora sp. NA04385 genome. Proteins encoded here:
- a CDS encoding ankyrin repeat domain-containing protein yields the protein MTGWDGIAWAGWSDHAEVLARLGAGADPEWCGAGRPLHHAAAYGSPQVVAELAARVADVDAREHGTTALWRAVLADRPDNARVLAAAGADPWRPQLGGWSPGRLALAGPVPDLFPRPAGGGAATGATTAEPVATELTPTERETVRSGRELVAALGEFPYEGTGLACVAGIDAAEAVRRLGGQPLDAEYLEEFLDDPYAYEMEEGLLIAGATTVPGGCVVTQPWGYTPSTPGAMARLTAGTFGYGLYANPKSGNQGSIVRDGTVEAWDLHPGGGPDSGDSADRVLDGYLYRRSAVAAACAFAGLRPADARAVTGPADRWFKLPDLDYWEG
- a CDS encoding S53 family peptidase, yielding MRTSATARRTALAVAGTAALALSALTTAAPAGATAAPQARTGGGTSWVRACDTLAHGDTVACHALRVTSTVEPVAAFGVSPHLTPSGFGPSDLLGAYKLPANGGAGTTIAIVDAYNDPNAESDMAVYRAQYGLPACTKASGCFKQVNQSGGSSLPANNSGWAGEISLDLDMVSAIAPNAHIVLVEASSATMANLGTSVNTAVSLGAKFVSNSYGGGESSADTSYDTSYFNHPGVAITVSSGDSAYGAQYPAASKYVTAVGGTALKRDSSSRGWSESVWLTNSTEGTGSGCSKYDTKPTWQKDTGCTKRTIADVAAVADPATGVAVYQTYGGSGWAVYGGTSAAAPIIAGVYALGGAPSAGSSPASFPYAHTTALFDVTSGSNGSCSPAYLCKAGTGYDGPTGLGTPNGTTAFKG